The genomic interval NNNNNNNNNNNNNNNNNNNNNNNNNNNNNNNNNNNNNNNNNNNNNNNNNNNNNNNNNNNNNNNNNNNNNNNNNNNNNNNNNNNNNNNNNNNNNNNNNNNNNNNNNNNNNNNNNNNNNNNNNNNNNNNNNNNNNNNNNNNNNNNNNNNNNNNNNNNNNTATGTAATAATGGTATGGAAGGATAGCCTGTACACCGACCTTACTCTACATTGGTGGTTGAGAGGTCAAGCTATCCAAAAAAGAATAACGGAAGTACATGAAATagcaaataataacaaaaacaacaagatttTTAAACCTAATTATGTATGTTCTGATTATTATGATTAGAATACAGCACCAAGACCAGATGGAAGAAGTGAATTAGGTCAAGCAGCAGCATTGAGGACAGGAGGAGACAAAGCCTCATTGTATAACTGTAAAATGTATGGATTTCAAGATACATTTTGTGATGATAGTGGCAAACATTTCTTCAAAGATTGTTATATTGAAGGCACTGTTGATTTCATCTTTGGCAATGGCAAATCCTTATACCTGGTAACTATTAACAGttccatttctttcttctttcttttctttaaaatcaaagtCAATTTCATCCATTCCAACTGAACCATTTGATACATTTTGTCAAAACAATTggttcaacttttatttttggcATGATATATAAATGTGTCCTTTAACTTGACCTCAACTGATATTTGTGCCCTTCATTGTTTGAATGTGCACAACTAGGTACTTACACTTGTAGAAAGCTGAACAAGTAGACATACGTGTCTTACATGGCAATCTCACGTAAATTGCCACGTGGGATGTTTGTGTCTATTTGTTTAgctttatacaaatttaaatgtCTACCTGAGCACACCCAAAGTTTCAAAGTTGGAGGACATAAATGTCAGCTAAGATCAAGTTAAAGGACACATTTATATATTTTGTCTTTGTTTTTTATCGGTAAATCTATTACACTTCTACTATTATGGATTCAGAATTTTATACATTTACTATTTTAGTGATTTTTCAAAGACACATACCATGAATCATTTCCCTGTTTTAGTCATAATATAAAgtagatgaaattttttttcatctatgccctttttttttttttggaaaaaatatagaacacagagaCACATGTGATTCCAGGAGATCCAATGGCAATGGTGACAGCACAGGCAAGAGCTGCAGCAAATGTAGACAGTGGATTTTCGTTTGTGCATTGTATGGTTACTGGTACTGGAAATACAGCATACTTGGGAAGAGCATGGAAACAATTCTCTAAAGTTGTTTTCTCATATACTGATATGAGTGATGTTGTTCACCCTGAAGGATGGTCTGATTTTGGCAAAAAGGAGTTTGGCAGGTTAGTAGTCACTGACAATAGTGTAGAGTATTTTGTacgcacaaaacttaaattcgtTTTACTAACATAAGTTCACCTAAGTCTACACACAAAAACTCTCTTTATCCACAAGCTCATCATTACTGCAACGTCAATTCACTTATCTTGGTTTCAACGGATATCACTGAAGACCCTTAATTAAATCTTAGAAATTTATTTAACTACTTTAATTTAGTTATCACATACTATTGATCCACCACTTTGAATGACCTTATTATCTGATATCTCGCTCGAGTGTCCATAGGCGATGTTTGCTTATAAAAAAAAGTCGCCCCTTTTATCCTATCACTCCTACTATATGTAGAAGTTAAACTCTTTTGTTAATTAATTTAAGAGGGATAATATGGTCACTAATCGAGTTTGATATAAGTTCGTTTTGTTGGTAAGAACGAATATTAATAGCTATATACTAATTCGCGTTATAACAAAATAGAGGGTCATGACAAACCAATAGAATGTACGAACCAAAGTCAGAAAGCATATTATTGTTACATGTTTAAATATTTCTAACAACTGAAAGTGCATTAAGTATGAGGCTAACTCGTGATTTTAGAAATGGGAAATAACAAGTTGCATTAAAAAAATGAGTTTcagatgtgtgtgtgtgttgatagtataaaaatatatttatagaattaaataacatatattaaatcCACACATATTATAACGTAAATTCTCATTATTTTCAGCTCGGTCTATTATGGAGAATACAAGAATAAAGGAGCAGGAGCAACTTTGGATCGTAGAATTGGGTATGTGAAGAAATTAAGTGATGAAGAGGCAAAACCTTTTATTTCCCTTGCCTATATTGAAGGCTCCAAGTGGTTGCTTCCTCCCCTGACACTTTAAATATTTGAAGTATTATATGGTGGTGCTGTTTTgataaaagatgattttatctattgtaaaatgttttaatgaagaacaaaaagttcaaatcacttttttaaagctcttcacacttttaatatattataaataaattcttTTGAATCCCAACCTCTTTTCCCCCTTTTGCCTCCTTTACCTAGTATTGAAACACAATGTACTAGAGTGTGGACCATATAAGTATCTTGCACTCTGTTTGAATAATCCTtatatattactccctccgttttacaataagtgaattgttggagtaattttagtgtttcaaaataagtgaatggttCACAATTTAAGGTAGATGTTAgaaattcttttcaaatttatCCTCCATTAAATGTGCATCGGGAGTGATGTCTTTTTGaagagggtaaaaatgaaaaaacatgataaatttatgactttgctttttttttttcttaacatgtgtgCCAGAATCCAACAATTAACTTATTATGAAGTGGAGGGAGTATTATATTGTACCGTACTGTATTATTTGAATGCATATAATTTATTGATAGATCGTATCGTTTTCTAGTGTTACATCATGTGATAAtgttatatattaataatttgaaaaaaaaaatctacaagaAAAGTAGAGTATGTAGCTAAAATTGTTATGAAAAAATAAGTGtcgacattgaaattttgtgggctctacaaaaagagttcaaatttggttagagttcttgggggctactttaccctaaatttaGCTTGATgactactcaacctaaaccctaaattcacgggatattcacaaagagatcaacgatcttcaaagtcccaataagttcatgggatatttatagatcaaaatgctttcttcttgataatcaaataaatcaagaagatccatcaaattcaaatactcctacgttcgagaaatactgTTGGAGTACCACATCAAATTCAACTactcctacgttcgagaaatactgttggagtcccacatcggtgggttaaagggttcTTGATCTCTTCATATggtcttggacaatcctcccctcatgagctagcttttgaggttgagttaggcacAAGGTCGATTTCTTtattatggtatcagagccaggctcacccagttcattgtttccgatgttgggcccccGTCTTATAATGTCCACGCTCCAAATATCCAGCCCTGGGCGTGCGgagggtgttggagtcccacatcggtgggttaaagggttcttggtctccttatatggtcttgggcaatcctcccctcatgagttagcttttgaggttgagttagccacaaggtccatttctttattaaatatgccactaacggccctcgaatcacggagaaattcatatcaaattctatgttcgagaataagccactaactaccctcgaattacggagaaaatcaagagaggagaatcaagggaggaacacatttgtaaccacaatcgtttatcaataaaaaattcttgtttcttcatatttttgtttgtggttaaaatttattttccatgaacgaaaatttgttgcgaacaatgaattcaagaataaaataagatcattgaataataagtatataaaaataaataagaaaaaaaatacaatcacACCAAATTGCGTTGTTACACAAGAGGGGTATAAAGTTGCAGCTTAGACTAAAGGAAGGGAAAAACAATGAATCCAGAACATGCGATAGAGTAGTTCAGTACGGAGGAAAATACTTTGTCTCGTTAGGACTTGTTTAAGAAACCAAATTTGTTTGGGAATAGGGAATCAAATTTCCTTAGgatttagtatttatttaattGATGTGTAGTTAAAATTTGTTTCTCCAAATTCATATTGGAATAGGTTTTGTACtcttaattatttaatttgattttctagTATTATAAATAAAAGCAATCCAAAGAGTTTCCTCTTAGAGCAAGTATAACTCTATCTGTACCAAGAATGATAATAATTGAGAATCACCCGATCTCTAATTCAGAGGCGAATGTAGGATTTAAAGTTTGTGGGTTTCCCatattagataaaaataaaaacaaatagtaAGTAATGGATTTGAACCCACAACCATGAGtgcaataaaatttttacaagCACCTCTACCCCACTAGACCAACAATACAATTTGGTTATAGATTctcaacttaaaattttatatacttactatatttctctatataaatactagGTCCGTACGAAAGTTTTTGGGTTCTCGGGAACCCCAACGGGACCTCTAGATCCGCCCCTGTCTCTAAATGTTAATTATGTCTTAAATTTTTTTCGTCgtgtattttagaaaattcacatattttcttgtagtgaaatttaagtttgagaataaaataGAATTATGGTTTCCAAAATATACAAGAGAAAAATTTAAGATATAATTAACAAATTTCTTTATCAGAATTTTGGCTTcgaattattttgatattatgagtTTGAAATTCAAtactactatttattttttaagtggaaaagtcatcgtttccacctTAAACTATACTCGAAAATTCTAGatcacacctaaactatcatggtgacctattacacacctaaactatataaaagtgaaattttttaccccctaattatttaaataaaaaaaagcgcgtctaaattaaaaattaatgcaaaaaaaaaataaaattaaaatactcctcTTCCCAGCCCCCAGCATCCATCCCCCCCCCCTCCACCCcaaaaccatcttcttctacttTCCTGAATTGTTGCAGTTATAAAAATCCCCATACTAAAAATTCCAATTCCAATTCCAAGTTGCTAATGAGTCTGTTGATTTGAATTCCTTTTAAATTCGAACGATTAATGGTGGCTGAaattcctccttcttcttcttcccccaATTCAATTCAACCATCGAACCCTATTATTGACTCCGCCGAAGCTGCAAATCAAGCAATCGTCGCCGGAGCTACATCACTGACGATGATGTCAGCTAATCCAGCAACCAACATGACTTCTCCTTCTAACATCTCACAATTGCCTTCAATTGACCCGTTAACCAAATCTTAGCAACAACAGCAAATTCAGATGCAGCCGTAAAAAATGCAACAATAATTGACACAATTGCAACAACAGCAAATGCAGCTTCAGCAGTAGCAGCAGAATAGTAATTCGAGTAATATTAATAGTAGCAACAGTAACTTAATGTCTGCCTCTAATTTTCAGATGCAGCAGAGCTTACAGAGATCACCGTCGATATCGAGGTTAAGTCCAATGCAAATGcaacagcagcagcaacaacactTTGGTTTGTTGAGGCAACAATCAGGAGGAGGGCTTTATGGTCAAATGAATTTTTCACATACCTACACCTTTCTTTAGGATTTATAAAATGGGACCAACATAGAACCTTGCGATTAATCTGTCATTGCAGATCAAAAATTGATCTTATGTAAGCTAAAACATCAAGGAGGGTTTGGAcattgaagaaagaaaaaaattgaccTCATAACAATAGAGggaggttttggacattgaagaaaaaaaaaattaacttaaaaagaaaaaaaaattataaaaataataaatttattattttttcgtatTATGTTGATGTGGCAGGCACGTGTAAAATACTGCACCACCTACAAGTGGTATAATGCTTTACAGGGTGTAGAAAATTccacttttatatagtttaggtgtgcaATAAGTCACTTTGATAGTTTATGTGTGACCTAGACTTTTTGAGTATAGTGTAAagtggaaacgatgactttttcctttttttcctcacACACTGCATTTGCCTCCATTAGTCGAGATACTTAATGTTTTCTTTTGTGCATTGTATGGTCACGGGTACTGGAAAAATAGCATATTGGGGAAGGGCATGGAAGCAATTCGTTAAGCTAGTGTTTGGATTGTGATTTCATCtcatgataaatttttaaaaagtctaTGGTTTGGAACTCCAAATCATATGATTTCAATGTATTTAAACCTGTCAAACGGGTCGAGTTGACCCAGCCCAATCTGACCCGTTTAATAAAATCGGCCCGATCAGCCCATGGATTGTAGGGTACCGAGTCCCAGGATGGTTTAATTTTTTGGTTGAGCCCGATTAATCCggtccaggcccgccggttaaccggcccagttatctttttctttttagaattttGGAGATTTGGGTCAAACTAGTCGTTGGCtcaacggctatatagccatttttgagtccaaacggctagtttgggcccttttattaaaaaaaaaaaaatcatttaaaatattttttaatcccaaaaaaattccaataaataccctacaccttcaaatcatttttcacacaattttaattctctcaattctcaattctcaattcacaaatattctatatatttaatttcctaaagtgctcactttaattttttaattctacgattacaaagtacgagtaaaaatttctaaagtcgcaaccttcggatacttttaaaatttggtattgtcgttccatctcttacgtttaatttctatttagtgtattaatattgttgaatatttaattttattatatttgtgtattttgaatttttctagtttaatttatattatggataaattaagaaacctcgctactaaaggtgttaaaattttttgtcccggaagcaatagtggtagtaaaaagcgaattactagtggtagaggtacttcaagtagtagatatacccgcgTGTCTTCGCCTCTGGTAccacttggtacaccttttgaggaagaaataggtgtaggtgctcatgatatggattatgtagaagtttaggaaaattacggtatagaagaagaaaatgaagtagatgcggttaatttagacgaagatgatgaaaatattggtgagacacccgcagtagaaaatgtAAAGTTAGATCTGAattggttaatctccctccccgtcctccccatgcctcaagagctcgtaaaacaactagtattgcatggcaattttttgaacatatatcaTATTCTGAGGTGCaatgtaatattttcaacaaatatataagcataaaagcggaggcaagcaagggggtacgggtacgttaatgagacatataggttaTGCTCACAAAAGAGAATTAAATATTGtacgaggtggtggggatgttggtgggccaacacaaactagaatggaaccaacaaccggtcaggtaatgaagaagtataataaattgagggatcgggaagaaatagctaaaatggtagttgtgggttgtttgcctttattcattatatacaagcaatttataatcctacgtttaatggtattcctagaagtacttgttggtctgatatttttagacttcattcacaatattatttttatttatctacattgttaaaaatattcaatgtaggttgtccctaacttttgatcttggtcgtgctgtaaataaaaattcgttacttgtcattggatgtatagtaattttgtgatgcaaaaacgtattcttgcttttttatatgatgaagatcgtaaacatactagagattttattgctgattcgattgctaaagttgcagaattttatgatatcgaaaataaaatcttatgtattgcttttgataatgcttctaacaacaagattgctataacaaagttaaaatgtGGCCTatctccgccgttacctgaaatttttcatattaagtgtgcatgtcatatatataatttaattgtaaaagatggtcttgagttttttgagctttatattgaaaaaattcgtcttgttgttggttttgtcaagtaaataattgaagaaaaagaattagagaatttaaagttaaatgtcaagaaaatagacttgcaccgatattgatgtctgaggaaattgatattagatgaaattctacgtatgattttttaaaaacttgttataaatatagagtttctattaCACTAGTTTTTAACCAACAttatggttcatttgttgattctgctgattgcatgctacatgattctgattggattgtaattaatgatcttgttaagtttttagaaaaaatttatatagctatgtttgaatttttcgatgcttattatcctactgtttgtaatattttggtcTATATAGCCGATATCtttggtttgctcaaagaatataaaaataaagaaggttataaagaagctgttggtgccatgtttattaaatttaaaaaaaaaaaaaattcccgattccccctatttacttggttggtgctatgctaaatttatgcatgaaatataatactatgtgccactttagtactcttatttaggctaacttagaaataaatactaacaatgattctgaacaagtacaacctgatttgtagacgactatgagtgatgcgaatgaatacatagaaaaattatataatcactatgctgatttagttgatttagtcgtacctacaaatatcactccaactgtcgctccttaTCTTCCCGAGAATCCatcatctataatatattaaaagtgtgaaaacccttagaaaagtgatttgaactttttacccttcattaaaacactctcctttagacaaaatcgtcattttactatttttttttaaaattataattatatataaatactaataatatatatttttgaaaaaaacaaaaaatcaccattATTAAAAGAGTCTTAATTATGGTATCTTATATTTGGCAAATAAAGACAACTATAGAAGTAAAACaaaattactttattagtttAAAACGATACAACTTGTTTGAAATAAAATTCACCGtatacattaaaataataaatttatcctATTTTTGGACTGTTGTTAAAGTTAAAAGCagtagtaaaataatttaataatttaattattggtGTTGCCTTCTATAGACGTATCAACTAAATGTGTATCTCTCCTTATCcctttatttatgaaaaaaaaatctataatttatatctatatctataatctataatatattaaaagtgtgaagacctttagaaaagtgatttgaaccttTCGtacttcattaaaagactctcctttagacaaaactgtcttttcactatttttttaatatattatttaattattttgaatatattaactaaactcttaaaatatatgggactcctaaaatatatggcaggagaattaattaatattttcctttgtactgatcaattagaaagaTATCcctaaataagatagaaaaatactcctaaaataggattaaggaaatacttttataaatattgagatgcacgttaaactagagaagaaactggtttacttattggaaaaatatgattaacgctcatctaatttgattcagttgcatgtctagattggtggatgctttaattttctaaccctcaacttcttcactatttttgtcaacataatagaattcaacgtatgcgtgtgtgtgtgtatatatatatatatatatatatatatatatattttctttagtgtcaaaattttcgcttagaaaagaattattttcatcaaaattgaagttttgttcgctattgtattatttttttgtaatttacaggtggtagataaatgtcggtcggctttgagaaattttttgtgtgaagtttagatttaattatattgttttgatgtctctatcatcatattattttgttgcagtttacaagtggtagatgaatgtcaatctGGTTGTTTTTTTTAGGAACGggtaggtttaattaaataaattctccaaaagatgttgaatttaattattgtatttatattcaatatttaaataaatatcttatttagcaTAACATTTGAACttaataaagtgaggtacacgcgcaaaacgcgtacacctaaactagtctTCTAAAAGGCCatcacatagtggttttcctgattccttttataatttaccttgttggaacagtgttgatgagaaagCTTACATATCAagttatcgggaagagcttaaatattatctttggtcgccgccagaggatcgcagacgacggatgaACACATTGAATTGGTGGAGGactaatgaaacacaatatcctgtgctttcaagattagttagagatatcttgaatgttccaatgtcaaccgttgcatcaaagagcgcttttagtcagggatgaCAGTAACttagagacaaccgacactcattgagaagcaatgcaatgaatctAGTTtacctcagagattggattagagtggaAACAAGAAATCAAAGAATGGAACCAGAACCGAACGACGAGCAAAAAATGTCTTCACGGGAAACTCAGCAAAATCAAatccaatgcatggttttacttccgttgactttgactatcctatgcaagttcccgttaatattaacacgaatgagttaaaaaaaatgatgcataatttgtagatttttcagtcatgtaaattataaatttggatcattttgcaatcaataaaattcaacattcattcactccttagtccttactttgtaatttttttcatttaatgattcaaattgaatttctagtttaaattaaaaacttacttttaatatattattaatttactatcaagtattattaatttattatattaagtagcatatattttgtatatttgtgtatatatcttctatacatgtgtatatatttaatgtatacatgtgtatatattttataa from Capsicum annuum cultivar UCD-10X-F1 unplaced genomic scaffold, UCD10Xv1.1 ctg1001, whole genome shotgun sequence carries:
- the LOC124890028 gene encoding pectinesterase 1-like — protein: MAGKNIIFVVETIIITIIIFNIIGVFCDDLVPIPADKSQLNSWFEANVKPLDARKDTLDPALIAAEANKTIIKVRTDGSGDFKTLTEAINSIPAGNTRRVIIWIGGGNYTEKVTIERTKPFITLYGDPKNVPNIIFHGTAKEYNTVNSATVIVESEYFSAVNINFVNTAPRPDGRSELGQAAALRTGGDKASLYNCKMYGFQDTFCDDSGKHFFKDCYIEGTVDFIFGNGKSLYLNTETHVIPGDPMAMVTAQARAAANVDSGFSFVHCMVTGTGNTAYLGRAWKQFSKVVFSYTDMSDVVHPEGWSDFGKKEFGSSVYYGEYKNKGAGATLDRRIGYVKKLSDEEAKPFISLAYIEGSKWLLPPLTL